The following coding sequences lie in one Pseudomonas svalbardensis genomic window:
- a CDS encoding sensor histidine kinase, whose protein sequence is MSTADSKNEEAMATAARELFLLGQKTVEARAVLAALQKELSDANTRLVDSQQIEQLIEANQQLVLAILVAQSDAEKPKRTQEEQRLFLEMREANAQLVIAALSAQDLQASAEHSLEQQRNILTLVAHELRNPLTPISMIARRLVRVPSEELPRMQALIENQVQHMSRLVDDLLDVSRASTGKLRLDCQIVDMVQIIHQAIDVCTAVMTAHHLHFTAELPECALAVEGDPVRLTQILGNLLGNAAKYTPSGGNVTLSVTAEADVLQMSICDDGIGISAKALPFIFEPFVQDVHAVGFSGAGLGIGLTVVRELVEAHGGTVIGMSDGDGKGSTFIVTLPLAV, encoded by the coding sequence ATGAGCACGGCCGATAGCAAGAACGAGGAAGCGATGGCCACTGCCGCTCGCGAACTGTTCCTGCTCGGCCAGAAAACTGTTGAGGCACGGGCAGTTCTGGCGGCGCTGCAAAAAGAGCTGAGCGACGCCAACACCCGGCTGGTCGATAGCCAGCAGATCGAGCAACTGATCGAGGCCAATCAGCAATTGGTGCTGGCGATTTTGGTGGCACAGTCCGATGCAGAAAAACCAAAACGCACGCAGGAAGAACAGCGGCTGTTCCTGGAAATGCGTGAAGCCAACGCGCAATTGGTGATCGCGGCCCTCAGCGCGCAAGACCTGCAAGCCTCAGCCGAACATAGCCTGGAACAACAACGCAACATCCTCACCCTGGTGGCTCACGAACTGCGCAACCCGCTGACGCCCATCAGCATGATCGCCAGACGCCTGGTGCGCGTGCCCAGTGAAGAATTGCCGCGCATGCAGGCTCTGATCGAAAACCAGGTGCAACACATGTCGCGACTGGTAGACGATTTGCTCGACGTCTCCCGCGCCAGCACCGGCAAGTTGCGCCTCGATTGCCAAATAGTGGACATGGTGCAGATCATCCATCAGGCCATCGACGTGTGCACCGCGGTGATGACTGCTCACCATTTGCACTTCACCGCTGAATTGCCCGAGTGCGCGTTGGCGGTGGAGGGTGACCCGGTACGCCTCACGCAGATTCTCGGCAACCTGCTGGGCAACGCGGCCAAATACACGCCATCGGGCGGCAATGTCACGCTGTCGGTCACCGCTGAAGCGGACGTGCTGCAGATGAGCATCTGCGATGACGGCATCGGTATTTCCGCCAAGGCGCTGCCGTTTATCTTCGAGCCGTTTGTGCAGGACGTTCACGCGGTCGGCTTCAGTGGTGCGGGCCTTGGTATTGGTCTGACAGTGGTTCGCGAGCTGGTCGAAGCCCATGGCGGCACGGTCATCGGCATGAGCGACGGTGACGGCAAGGGCAGTACCTTTATCGTGACGTTACCGCTGGCAGTTTGA
- a CDS encoding ATPase domain-containing protein, with amino-acid sequence MSTKVTINRLATGVPGLDEVLGGGLPEFSFNLIAGPPGCGKTTLAHQMMFALATPERPALFFTVLGEPPLKMLRYQQQFDFFDSEAINQSIRYINLADDTLAGNLDEVLRRIVSEVEAHSPSLVFVDSFRSVVLASQTQDNPNNNLPQFVQQLGMLMTTWQATTFLIGEYFTETDTNPIFTVADGLIWLRQSVERNSMVRKMEIMKMRGQPTFPGLHTFRIATSGIKVFAPAAFNPVEAPLEFPIKRLKMGVPQLDEMLGGGLPRGYSLLVAGPSGSGKSILAATFLAEGARNGETGVIAVFEQRPNHSQNATLSGLIESGQIGLVDSRAPDLSIDEIVHLLLSEITRLKATRVVIDSLSGFELALAPTFREDYRESLSRMVTALTSAGVSVLMTSELEDRYTDLRFSPYGTAFLTDAIIVQRYIEVQSRLLRIMAVVKVRASVHSDELRLYRIDNNGLQIGEMLPDQEGLLGGRPTRQRRGKDNA; translated from the coding sequence ATGAGCACCAAAGTGACTATCAACCGTCTGGCCACCGGCGTGCCAGGACTGGACGAGGTGCTGGGCGGTGGATTGCCGGAGTTTTCGTTCAACCTGATCGCCGGCCCGCCTGGCTGTGGCAAAACCACCCTAGCGCATCAGATGATGTTCGCCCTGGCGACACCTGAGCGCCCGGCGCTGTTCTTTACCGTACTGGGCGAGCCGCCGCTGAAGATGCTGCGTTATCAGCAGCAATTCGATTTTTTCGACAGCGAAGCGATCAACCAGTCGATCCGCTACATCAACCTGGCTGACGATACCCTCGCCGGGAATCTGGACGAAGTGCTGCGGCGCATCGTCAGCGAGGTGGAGGCTCACTCTCCGTCACTGGTGTTCGTCGACTCGTTCCGTTCGGTGGTGCTGGCCAGCCAGACCCAGGACAACCCCAACAACAACCTGCCGCAGTTCGTTCAGCAATTGGGCATGTTGATGACCACCTGGCAGGCGACGACCTTCCTGATTGGCGAATATTTCACCGAAACCGACACCAACCCGATTTTCACCGTGGCCGATGGCCTGATCTGGCTGCGCCAGAGTGTTGAGCGCAATTCCATGGTGCGCAAGATGGAAATCATGAAGATGCGCGGCCAGCCGACATTCCCGGGGCTGCACACCTTCCGCATCGCGACGTCGGGGATCAAGGTCTTTGCGCCTGCGGCATTCAACCCGGTTGAAGCACCGCTGGAGTTCCCCATCAAGCGCTTGAAAATGGGCGTGCCACAGCTCGACGAGATGCTTGGCGGCGGCCTGCCCCGTGGTTATTCCTTGCTGGTGGCCGGGCCGTCGGGCTCGGGCAAAAGTATTCTGGCAGCGACCTTCCTGGCCGAAGGCGCGCGCAATGGCGAAACCGGTGTGATCGCGGTGTTTGAACAACGGCCTAATCACTCCCAGAACGCCACCCTTTCGGGCCTGATCGAGAGCGGACAGATCGGTCTGGTGGACAGCCGCGCCCCGGACCTGTCCATCGATGAAATCGTGCATTTGCTGTTGAGCGAAATCACCCGATTGAAAGCGACCCGCGTGGTCATCGATTCGCTATCAGGTTTTGAACTGGCACTCGCGCCGACCTTCCGCGAAGACTATCGCGAGTCGCTGTCGCGCATGGTCACTGCGTTGACGAGCGCCGGGGTAAGCGTGTTGATGACCTCAGAGCTGGAAGACCGCTACACCGACCTGCGCTTCAGCCCATACGGCACGGCATTTCTCACCGACGCAATCATCGTTCAGCGCTACATTGAAGTGCAGAGCCGTTTGCTGCGCATCATGGCCGTGGTCAAGGTGCGGGCCAGCGTCCACTCCGATGAGTTACGGCTTTACCGCATCGACAATAACGGTTTGCAGATCGGCGAGATGTTGCCGGACCAGGAAGGCTTACTCGGCGGCCGGCCAACTCGGCAACGCCGCGGAAAAGACAATGCGTGA
- a CDS encoding DUF2252 domain-containing protein translates to MTTLKDRLKQGKDARKNCSRSSQATMGKINRDPLPLIKTSSEGRIKSLVELRYGRMLVSPFTFFRGNALLQAHDLAGTSSMGLVSPICGDSHLMNFGGFATPERNLLFSVADFDEAHPGPWEWDLKRLVASFVVAARDLRHGDTVEETVCRQVVGAYQQSMLECAEQSTLETWYESISYNDLRQQASKTTLEHLERAIEKAEQRTHAELLPKISERDAHSRLIIRDDLPEIFHLHKNTTLLDADDDWLRLSDWRPLYDAFMRDYPGTLQADRRELLSRFHAHDMAFKVVGVGSVGTRCLVALLTDDQENPLFLQFKEARRSVLAGYVKTKSRVRHNGQRVVDGQRLMQAASDLFLGWTTGPGGRHFYVRQLRDMKVSAELETFDADTFAAYGRVCGRALARAHAKSSGHSAQISGYIGKGDALADALFKYAQSYTAQNERDFEQFQQACRKGRLRARSEADFAADHLT, encoded by the coding sequence ATGACCACCCTCAAAGACCGCTTGAAGCAAGGCAAGGATGCTCGCAAGAACTGCTCCCGCAGTTCGCAGGCGACCATGGGGAAAATAAATCGCGACCCGCTGCCGCTGATCAAAACGTCCAGTGAAGGCCGCATCAAGTCACTGGTCGAGTTGCGCTACGGCCGCATGCTGGTCTCGCCCTTCACCTTCTTTCGCGGCAACGCGCTGCTGCAAGCTCACGACTTGGCCGGAACATCCAGTATGGGCCTGGTTTCGCCAATCTGCGGCGACAGTCACCTGATGAACTTCGGTGGTTTCGCCACGCCGGAACGCAATCTATTGTTCAGCGTCGCCGATTTCGACGAAGCCCATCCCGGGCCTTGGGAGTGGGACTTGAAACGGCTGGTGGCGAGTTTCGTGGTGGCAGCGCGCGATCTGCGCCATGGCGACACGGTCGAAGAAACGGTCTGCCGCCAGGTGGTCGGCGCCTACCAACAGTCCATGCTCGAATGCGCCGAACAAAGCACCCTGGAAACCTGGTACGAATCCATTAGTTACAACGACCTGCGCCAGCAAGCGAGCAAAACGACCCTGGAGCATTTAGAGCGAGCTATCGAGAAAGCAGAACAGCGCACTCACGCCGAGTTGCTGCCGAAAATCAGTGAACGTGACGCACATAGCCGATTAATCATTCGCGATGATCTGCCGGAAATTTTCCATTTACACAAAAACACCACGCTGCTGGATGCCGACGACGACTGGCTGCGCCTGTCGGACTGGCGGCCGCTTTACGACGCGTTCATGCGTGACTATCCCGGCACGCTGCAAGCCGACCGCCGCGAGCTATTGTCGCGTTTTCATGCCCACGACATGGCGTTCAAGGTGGTCGGTGTGGGCAGTGTCGGGACTCGTTGCCTGGTCGCGCTGTTGACCGACGATCAGGAAAACCCGCTGTTCCTGCAATTCAAAGAGGCACGTCGCTCGGTGCTCGCCGGTTACGTGAAGACCAAATCGCGTGTGCGGCATAACGGTCAGCGCGTGGTCGATGGACAGCGGCTGATGCAAGCGGCCAGTGACCTGTTTCTCGGCTGGACCACCGGTCCCGGCGGTCGACACTTCTATGTGCGTCAGTTGCGCGACATGAAAGTCTCGGCTGAACTCGAGACGTTCGACGCGGACACCTTCGCCGCCTACGGACGCGTTTGTGGCCGCGCTCTGGCCCGCGCCCATGCCAAATCGTCCGGGCACTCCGCGCAGATCAGCGGCTACATCGGCAAGGGCGATGCGCTGGCCGACGCGCTATTCAAGTACGCGCAAAGCTACACCGCGCAGAATGAGCGCGACTTCGAACAATTCCAGCAGGCCTGCCGCAAGGGCCGTTTGCGGGCGCGCTCGGAAGCGGACTTTGCGGCTGATCATTTGACTTAG
- a CDS encoding cysteine hydrolase family protein → MRQALLIIDVQPSFAPPQWLIEGVQTLIGTLPSVATVERHDESKNPFQKQLGWHPAPDDDSLIQADCIFIKHGYAPSPETIDYLKSLKVDRVLVCGLQTETCCLAAGFALFDAGLEPTLITDLTVGSSLDRTGELGVRLWRHHFKHTLKSSEQ, encoded by the coding sequence ATGCGCCAAGCCCTCCTTATCATCGATGTCCAGCCCAGTTTCGCCCCACCTCAATGGCTCATCGAAGGTGTTCAGACACTCATCGGTACCCTGCCCAGCGTCGCCACGGTCGAGCGTCACGACGAATCCAAAAACCCGTTCCAGAAACAACTCGGCTGGCATCCCGCACCAGACGATGACAGCCTGATTCAGGCCGACTGCATCTTCATCAAGCACGGCTACGCGCCTTCGCCGGAAACCATCGACTATTTGAAAAGCTTGAAGGTGGATCGCGTGCTCGTCTGCGGTCTCCAAACCGAGACCTGCTGCCTGGCGGCGGGGTTTGCTTTGTTTGATGCGGGGTTGGAGCCGACGTTGATCACTGATCTGACGGTGGGCTCATCGCTGGATCGGACCGGAGAGTTGGGTGTCAGACTCTGGAGGCATCATTTCAAGCACACGCTCAAATCGAGTGAGCAGTAA